From the genome of Triticum aestivum cultivar Chinese Spring chromosome 3B, IWGSC CS RefSeq v2.1, whole genome shotgun sequence, one region includes:
- the LOC123065789 gene encoding uncharacterized protein — protein sequence MGATASHPSPRDEMPLHVRISDYSNLVRVPLLHRETVRTFSFGGILWIITVEPKQFNEGLADRIHVWVDLHSRFRRELEASSCVRDDTFTLRCTLTKQQATWWRVFSKPNEPASLEPQVAMAGSNMLTIGSFYKLKATLRGGECTYSTHFAVGGCRWYFQFSPTGVISLVRASKGTAPTTAEFSFELEGVVNLESEKMTHTFNHANSRYFYRCRLEPSTSAMDDHLIVRCRLTIIMVERLSLPHATIAVEKIPRKIMVEKPSLPVDKIPQKITVEKPSLPPAAIRITATPHTESVQTPLLSAMYD from the exons ATGGGTGCCACCGCCAGCCATCCGTCGCCGAGGGACGAAATGCCGCTCCACGTGAGGATCTCCGACTACTCCAACTTGGTGCGGGTGCCTCTGCTTCACCGGGAGACTGTCCGCACATTCTCCTTCGGTGGCATCTTGTGGATAATCACAGTGGAACCGAAGCAATTTAACGAGGGTCTAGCAGATCGCATCCATGTCTGGGTCGACCTCCACTCCCGGTTCAG GAGGGAGCTGGAGGCATCGTCCTGTGTCCGCGACGACACCTTCACCCTCAGGTGCACTCTGACGAAGCAGCAGGCAACTTGGTGGCGCGTCTTCTCCAAACCTAACGAGCCCGCGTCCTTGGAGCCGCAGGTCGCCATGGCCGGATCCAACATGCTCACCATCGGCAGCTTCTACAAGCTCAAGGCCACGCTCCGGGGCGGGGAGTGCACCTACTCCACGCACTTCGCCGTGGGAGGGTGCAGATGGTACTTCCAATTCAGCCCCACTGGGGTAATTAGCCTCGTCCGCGCGAGTAAGGGCACGGCGCCGACAACAGCGGAGTTCAGTTTTGAGCTCGAGGGGGTGGTCAATTTGGAGTCTGAAAAGATGACTCACACGTTCAACCATGCCAACTCTAGATACTTTTATAGATGCAGGCTGGAGCCAAGCACGTCGGCCATGGATGACCACCTCATTGTTCGGTGCCGCCTCACCATTATAATGGTGGAGAGGCTAAGCTTACCCCATGCCACTATTGCGGTTGAGAAGATTCCACGAAAAATAATGGTGGAGAAGCCGAGCTTGCCCGTGGACAAGATTCCTCAAAAAATAACGGTGGAGAAGCCGAGCTTGCCCCCTGCCGCGATTCGGATCACCGCCACCCCGCACACCGAATCAGTACAAACTCCTCTATTGAGCGCCATGTATGACTGA
- the LOC123071042 gene encoding probable DNA replication complex GINS protein PSF3, which yields MPCYYDVADILMEEELISVVFQVTANGVGLLDPGAERNSVEKGAKLDLPFWLAHGMLSLEQAVSINVPPCFTQKTRKEIQADAACVDLRVRRPYFYELGCKIVPLVGDKSIGQFLRYAFTSRYKEILSKAHSSSTMTVPKFATRLTKEEAQVFESARESMSAFRKWRVGGARLQKASILGRKRKTKLPDGPSTP from the exons ATGCCTTGTTACTACGACGTTGCCGACATCCTCATGGAGGAGGAG CTTATTTCGGTTGTTTTCCAAGTAACTGCAAATGGCGTTGGTCTGCTAGATCCTGGCGCCGAGAGAAACAGT GTTGAAAAGGGTGCTAAATTAGACCTTCCATTTTGGCTTGCGCATGGAATGCTGTCTCTGGAACAAGCGGTGTCAATAAATGTACCTCCTTGCTTCACCCAGAA AACTCGGAAGGAGATCCAAGCTGATGCAGCCTGTGTTGATTTGAGGGTTCGGCGCCCTTACTTTTATGAGCTTGGATGCAAGATTGTTCCTCT GGTGGGTGACAAGAGCATTGGCCAGTTCTTGCGCTACGCGTTCACCAGTAGGTACAAGGAGATACTAAGCAAGGCACACAGCTCTTCGACGATGACAGTGCCCAAGTTCGCAACACGCCTTACAAAAGAAGAAGCTCAAG TGTTCGAATCTGCTAGGGAATCTATGTCCGCCTTCAGGAAGTGGCGTGTCGGGGGTGCGAGGCTGCAGAAGGCGTCCATTCTTGGAAGGAAGAGGAAGACAAAGCTGCCTGACGGGCCTTCGACGCCCTGA